In Cytobacillus sp. IB215665, the genomic window GTTTAGCAGCAGGGCAAGAAAGCATAATCGTTTCCCTTCCAGGTGTTAGTAGTGGAATCGAACAAATTGTTGTTGGTCAGCAGGAATTAAGGGAAGGTTTTCAGGATTTAGGTGGTCAAATCACTGAGTTGACAGATGGTTTAGACCAAAGTGTTACAGGCTTAAATGAAGTTTATACGGGATTGGAAACGGCAACGGACTACCTAGCTGAATTATCTTCTGCTCCTGATGAAGCTTTAACAGGTTGGTATTTGCCTAATGAAGTCTTGGAAGATAATGATTTTAGTCGTGTATTTGAAACATATATGTCGGCTGATCAAAAGATCGTTACTATTGATGTAATCTTTGATGAACACCCATACTCTGAGGCAGCGCTAAGCCAAATTGAATATATTGAAGAGGCAATATATCGAGGTATAAATGGTAGCAAATTAGAAAATGCAAAGTTTGGGATAGGTGGAGAAACAGGTATTAATGCAGATTTGAAGAAGATGTCATCAGAAGACTTTTTGCGTACTGTCTTCATTATGATTATAGGCATCTTTATCATGCTAACGATTTTATTAAGATCATTAATTATGCCAATCTATATCATTTTATCATTAATTTTAACATATTTTACTTCGGTAGCTTTTGCAGAAATTTTATTTGTAGATATATTAGGCTATGCAGGAGTAAGTTGGGCTGTACCATTTTTTGCCTTTGTTATGTTAGTTGCATTAGGTGTAGATTATAGCATTTTCTTAATGGATAGATTTAATGAAAATCAATCTTTATCCGTACAAGAAGCTATGCAGTATGCGATGAAAAATATGGGGACAGTAATTATTTCAGCTGCACTAATATTAGGAGGGACTTTTGCGGCTATGATACCTTCAGGGGTTCTTTCACTCATACAAATTGCCACAATATTGTTAGTCGGCTTATTATTATACGCATGTGTCGTATTGCCACTTTTCATACCAGTGATGGTAAACACCTTTGGGACTGCAAACTGGTGGCCATTTAAAAAGGATAAATGACTTCGGTTATACTGATAATCAACGAGATCGTTGTAAATATTCCAGATAGATTATTTAACATCTCAAACAATAAATTAACAAACTTATTAATAAACAGAAGTTTTAGAAATATTAAGCCTGAGTTCAATTTTAGTTGAACTCAGGTTATATTTTTTTAGTTCATTAATTTATGTAAAATCAGTATCAGCTAGCAGCGTGTACAAGCGTAGCCCTTCATCTATTATTTTGGTTTTTTACAACTATTTTCATTTTTTACAAAGCTTTTTCTCATAAACTTTGTTGTAATTATTACTAATAATGGACAGCATGATGAGTTTTAGGAATGTATGTAGAAAAGGTGTCCCGACAGTTAGAGATATACGTGTGTATCTTAGAACGAAATGCAACAAGAATTGCCTGTAAAGATATAAAATTTTATATTTTCTTATTCAAAATAAATAAACTTTTGGAAGCTTCATCCAACACAACTGATGGTATAATAATTATTAGAATAATACAAAAACAATGGATTTATGATAGGATGTGCAAAAGTGGAGAGAGTAATAGTCATGAGCCTAGGTAGAGAAACAAATAAATATATTTGTAGACAAGTACGAGAAATTACTGGCCATCGTATTGAGGTAAAAGGATATTGTATAGGCGATACGATAGATGAAGATTTCTCAAGTTGTATAGTTGTAAATTCGGTAGATTTACAAATAGATAATTTAAGATTGATCAAAATTCCACAGCATGTAAAGCATATTTATGCGAAGCGCGTTATCAATCATCAATTTTTAAAAGAATTAATCGATATCCCAGCTGGTACTGATGTATTACTAGTGAATGATCATAAGGATTCGAGTTTACACGTTATTAAACAATTAAAAAATTACGGTATTGATCACATCAATTACCATCCATATTATCCAGGAATAAAACAATATAAACAATTAACACTAGCTATTACCCCAGGTGAAACAAAATGGATCCCTGATTGCGTTAATAAAGTGATTGATATTGGAATAAGAAAATTAGATATAACAACAATTATAGAAATACTACAAGAGTTAAATTTACTGTCAGAAAGTAGTGAAGTGCTATCATCTGAATATGTGAGTGAAATAATAAAGTTGTCAAAAAAATTAACAAAAATTTCTGAAGAGTCAGAGCAAATTAAAAATATGTTTCAAACGATAATAGATAATACGAACGATGGAATTATTTACTTAAATTCAAAGGGAGAAATATCTGTAGTAAATGAGTTGATGCTATCAATTTTAGGAGAAGAAAAGGATGTCATTTTAGGAAAAAGAATTAAGGATGTATTACCGAGTCTACATATATGGCAAGTTGAAGAGGTTGATAGAGAAATCATGAAAATCAGTGAAAGAGAGGTTGTAATAAAAAAAATTCCAGTCAAAAAGAATGCTTATATAGTGGGCTATTTAATCACATTTGAAGATGTAATGGAGATTAAAAACATAGAATATGAGCTTAGACGACGAATGAGAAAAACAGATCATAATGCAACATATATATTTGAAGATATTATAGGAAATAGTGACATGATCGTAAAAAATATTAATTTAGCAAAAAGATTGTCATTAAGTAGCTCAACTGTGTTAATACAAGGAGAAAGTGGAACTGGAAAAGAATTTTTTGCCCAATCGATACATAATTTTTCAAAGCGTAAAAAAGGTCCTTTTGTCGCAGTAAATTTTGCAGCATTACCTGTAAACTTGTTAGAAAGTGAGTTGTTTGGATATGAAGAAGGGGCTTTTACTGGTGCTGTTAAAGGTGGAAAGGTTGGACTTTTTGAGCTTGCTCACGGCGGAACGATCTTTCTTGATGAGATTGGAGATACCCCATTAGAGTTACAGGCTAGATTGTTAAGAGTGTTACAGGAGAAAGATGTTCGAAGAGTAGGTGGTTCAAAGCGGATACCTATTGATGTTAGAGTAATCGCAGCCACAAACAAAGATCTAAAAGAAGAAGTAGCAAAGGGAAAGTTCCGACAAGATTTGTTTTACCGAATCAATGTATTACCGCTCTACTCTCCAAGTTTAAGAGAGCGTAGAGAAGATATTCCACTCTTATTAGCACATTATTTAAAACGTTTTTCAAATGGGAAGAATATACCGCTAGATAGTTTCTTTGACGATGAAACTATTCGCTATTTAGTAGGTTATCACTGGCCAGGGAATGTCAGAGAATTAGTTAATGTTATTGAATATTTAGTAAACATTAAAAATCCATCTATAAGAATACTAGTTACAGACTTACCAGGGTACGTTTTGTCTGAAAGGTTTGACGATTTATGTACAGAGAATGATCGTTTTATCGATGAAGACATGTTATGGCTGTTACATAAAATTAATGAGAGTAATGGTATTGGTAGAAGAGCTCTCACTGATTTAGCGAAAAGTGAAGGAATTGATCTAGGTGAAAGCAAGATTCGCAGATTGCTGAAAAGGATGTATAATTTAGAATTAATTCATAGTTATACAGGGATGAAAGGGACTGTCGTTACAGAAAAAGGTGTAGCAACATTGTCTAGCTTAAAACTATAAAACACGGAAAACAAAACAAAAATGGATAATGGGATTGATAACGGGATGTTTTTTTGTCCCGTTATTATTTTTCGACAATAAAAAAGCTGAAATATCGGGATTTTTCAGCTTTTTTTATTGGCATATTTTTTGCAAATAGTATAAAAGATTAAATATATAGAAAAAGAGAAAGTTGTAACCGTAATGAAGAGGGGGAAATAATTATGATGGTAATAGGCCAAAGGAGCGAAACAGATTTTCTAGGTACGAAGGGTATTCCAGAATCTGCATATTACGGATTACAGACGTTAAGAGCAATAGAGATGTTCCCGATCACGGGTTATCGGGTGCATACTTCATTAATAAAAGGAATCGCTATAGTTAAAAAAGCTACTGCTCTAGCTAATGTAAAAATTGGCGTATTAGACAAAAGGATAGGACAAGCTATAGTTCAAGCTACTGATGAGATTATTATTGGTAAATTGCATGATCAATTCATCGTAGATCCTATACAACCTGGTGCTTGTGCTTCACTCAATATGAATGCCAATGAAGTTATTGCTAATCGTGCGCTTGAAATTGTTGGAAGAGAAAAAGGTGATTATTCATTTATTAGTCCAAATACCCATGTGAACATGTCTCAATCAACAGGTGATGTGTTTCCTACTTCGTTTCGATTAGCTACACTTGATATGATAGAACAGCTGCTAACAACGATGCTAAATATGGAGCAAGTTATAATACAAATTGTAAACAAATTTGAACAATTATTTCACTTTAGTGACACACACCTTCATGATGTTTTACCTATACGGTTAGGGCAAGAATTTGAAAGCTACCGCAACATGATTCAACGTGATATTAAAAGGATTACTAACTCAAAAAATCAATTATTTAAGATCCATATCGGAACAAAACCGATAGGAACAAGGCTTAAAGAAGTAACTATTTTTAGCGATCAGGTTGTTGACAATATAGCACAAATTAGTGGGTTTCAACTTAAAAAGACCGAACAGATCGTTGATGCTAACGAACAAACAGATGTATATTCTGATGTTATTGCAGCTTTAAAAAATAATATGATAAATATATCTAAAATATGTAACGACCTAAGGTTAATGTCAGTTGAATCAAACGCTGGCCTAAATAGAAAATCTTTGTCTGCTACATCTGAAATGTCAGGACAAATAAACCCGGTTATAAGCGAAATCATCAATCATATTACTAACCATGTTGTTGGCAATGATCTGAATATTGGAATGTCAACTGAAACAGGAAAATATGGCTTACATGTGATGGAACCTGTATTAGTTTTTAATTTAATTCAATCAATCAATATGATGAAGAATGGATTTAATGTTTTTACAAATTATTGTCTAAAAAGAATTGAAGCTGATGAAATGCAAATAATGAAGAATATCGAAAGGAATGTTCCAGGTCTAACTGCCCTAACACCGTATTTAGGTCATGAAAAAACATCACAAATTGCTAGGCAGGCTATTTTAACTGGTAAATGTGTGAGAACTGTTTGTTTAAAGTTAGATGTATTAACAGAAGAACAGTTGGATCATATACTTGATCCTATGAAACTGAGAAATCCAGGAGTTATTTAAAATATATTCCTAGTATTTTAAGGGTAGGAGATAGCTGTAAACCTGTGTATTAATTTTTTGATTACAACCGCAACCTACAGAAGAGACTTTCGATTAGCAGGTTTAGAAGGTAATATTATGATTAGTAATATGGATCCAATGAATATCTTCCAAATCGACAATATGATATTAGATAAAAATTTTTTACGGATTATCAATAACATTAATGAATATGTTATCAAACAACCAGTTCTTCGTTATTTTGAAGGTGATATAAGTAGTATAACTAAAATACATTTTGTGCTATCCTCGAAACTGATTACTAATAAGAACTCAATAACGATAGAAAGTGTCGGAGAGATAAAAGGTGAGTTTGTTGAAGAAAAAGGCGTAGGTTACTTACAAGTATGTAATTAGTAAATATAAAACTAGTAAAAAAACTCACTTGACTCTATTATTTGTCAAATGAGTTTTTTAGATTGAATGTTAATAATTTTATCTACTATTCTATAAACATTCTTATTAAGAAAAAGAGGGGTACATTATTAATAGCTTTATTTTTTAGTTTGTCCTGTACCATGAATTCGATATTTAGTTGAAGTTAATGCTTCTAGCCCCATAGGTCCTCGAACGTGTAATTTTTGTGTGCTAATCCCAATTTCTGCTCCAAAACCAAATTCAAAACCGTCTGTAAATCTAGTAGATGCATTATGATAAACAGCTGCAGCATCAACAGCATGTAAGAACAACTCAGCATTTTGACTATTTTCTGTTACTATACATTCAGAATGATGCGTTCCATATGTTTTGATATGGATTAATGCTTCTTCAATATGCTCAACAATTTTTATATTTAGTGTATAATCATTGTATTCTGTGTTGTAATCATCTTCTGTCGCATCATTAATCCATGGGGCTAGCTGTTTTGCTTTTGCACATCCTTTTAAATCCACATTTTCTTCACGATACAAGTTTGCAAGCTGAGGAAAATGTGTTTCTGCAAATTGTTTATGGAGTAAAAGTGTTTCCATAGCGTTACATACAGATGGGCGTTGGATTTTAGCGTTTAACGCAATGTTTGTTGCCATAGTAAGGTTGGCTTCTTTATCAATATACGTATGACAAATCCCCGCACCAGTTTCGATTACTGGAACAGTTGCATTTTGTATAACATTTTGTATAAGAGAAGCACCTCCTCTAGGAATTACGACATCTACTAACCCATTTAATGTTAACATTTCATTAACCGAAGATCGGTCTGGGTTGGAAATTAGTTGGATTACATCCTTGGGTATATCTGTTTTGTCAAGAACATCATGCATGATTTCTACAATACGTATGTTAGAAGAAAGCGCCGATGTCCCGCCTCGTAATATAACTGCATTTCCACTTTTTAAACATAGTCCAGCTGCATCAACTGTGACATTGGGACGAGCTTCATAAATCATCCCAATTAAGCCGATTGGGACGGTGATTTTCTTTATATATAGGCCATTAATGGGACGTATTTCTTCTATAGTTTTTCCTATAGGGTCTTTAAGGTCCACGATTTGTCTTAAGCCGTCTGCTATTGCTATAATTCGATCAGTGCTTAATGCTAATCTATCTTGTAGAGACTTACTTAAACCGTTTTGTTTGCCGTTCATTAAATCTATTTTATTTGCTTCAATAATAGACTCCTTATTAAGTACAAGTGCATCTGCTATCGCGGTTAGAGCATTGTTTTTCTGTTCTGTCGTAATGCTAGCCAATTTATGAGAAGCTTCTTTCGCAAGATAAGCTTTCTTTTTCACTTCACTCATTGATTAATACCACCTCGTCTTTAATTTATTTTTGTTTAATAGGGAAAAGAACCATCGAAGTAAGCGTATGGTAACAGCCTTAGTAGGACGGTTATAGGGAAACCCATTCATCCCGATGGATGACTTCTATACGTTGTACATCTATTCTTTTCTTAACTTCTTCTGTTGAAAGGCCTACTGCCGCTCTCAATTGCCACGATGCATAGTTTACAACCCCACGTCCGATGACATTTTCTTTTTCATTTCTTACTTCTACAACATGCCCGGGATGGAAATCACCTTCGACTGTAGTCACTCCAGCTGGCAGAAGACTTTTACCACAAGAAGATAGTGCATGTTCTGCTCCATTATCAACAGTAATTGTGCCATGTGACATGGAGTGAAAGCCAACCCATTGTTTTTTCATTGGAAGATTATTCAAGTGTGTATGGAAATATGTTCCCTTGCCATTACCGTTTACAGCTTTCGTCATATCTAAATATTCACGGGCTCTTCCGACAAACACCAGTACTCCTCCGCGCATTGCGATTCTTGCAGCTTCAATTTTTGAACGCATACCGCCTGTACCAACTGATGAACCAGCGTCACCTGCATTATTAAACATATCTTCCGTAATCTCTTCAACAACATCAATTTTCTTTGCATTACCATCCTTACGTGGATCTGCTGTATATAAACCATCCGTGTCTGTAAATATGAGTAATTGATTTGCTTTTACTAAGTTGGCAACGAGAGCAGATAAAGTATCATTATCACCAAAATTTAATTCCTCTACAGAAACGGTATCGTTTTCGTTGATAATTGGAATGGTTTTTTGCCGTAAAAGCTCCTCAATCGCCATTGATGCATTATGCATTTGTTTACGATTTGTAAAGTTTGCACGTGTTAGTAATATTTGTGCTGTGGTACAGTCGTGTTTAGAAAATACATCATTGTATGCTTGCATTAACAATGCTTGGCCTACAGCGGCAGCAGCCTGTTTTTCGAATAATTGTTTTGGTCGATTCTTATATCCGATTTGTTTAAACCCAGCAGCAACTCCACCGGAAGTAACTAATATTATTTTATAACCAGACTTATAAAGCTCGAACATTTCATTAGCAAAATACGCTATTTTTTGCCTACTTAGTTCTCCCTCAGCTGTTGTAAGAGAGCTACTACCTATCTTAACTACAATTCTTTGTTGCATTCCGTTCACACCCTTATGAGTATATACATATTAATTAAGTTTAATGGTATAGTTATTCAATGTATGCATTGTTAAATCTCATTTTTCGAAATTAATTTTAATTATTATACAGCATATATGCATATAAATAAAAGTAATATTTAATATTTTCAGAGATTTTGTTATGTCTATATTCTACATGCTTGGTTTTAGTGCACCCTTGTCTTCCGTGCCACACCTTCGCTTTGCTCCACCCTTCCGAACCTTCCCAAAGTGTGTGATGTAAAAGTATTCCTCATTAGTAATATTTATCTAGTTATCCTTAATCAGTTTGAAGTCAAATATGTAATTTGGAGGGGGGTTTTATGAAGTAAATAGAGGCCTTAATTACATGGATTAGTATTATGTAGCAATAAGCGCATATAAAACTTCTTTATCAATTGTTGTCTTCTACATAAGGCTGAATTTTGTTGTTTAAAATTGAGTAAATACAACAACACAATTTACGAACAGGGGATAATGATGTGAGTTACAATGAATGCGTAGCCAGTGTTCATATTGAAAAATGGCTGTATTTACGCGGGTTGTTGCTTTTCGGATAAAAAAATAAGCACGTATACTTCTAGCGTTCATGGCATCTGTTTGGACTGGGGCAGAATCCCATCTTACTGGTCATTATTAAATAGAAGAAAGTTTACGATAGAGCTAAATTTGTTCTTAGTGAATTTGATCAAACTTAATCAGGTGGAGGATGCTAACCACCTGATCATGACATAAAAGAATCATTTGTTAATTCGCTTTTTAATAAAATTCAGTTTAGACACTGACATTAGTAAAAAATAAATAAAAGCAACGGCAAATACATATGCAATTTGATTTTGCATGCTAGCGAAAAATAAAGCTCCCATGAGACTAGCGAAGGCTAATAAGGCATTTATATTACCAGAGCTTAATTGAGATTTTTTAGTTTCTTCAGCTTTCATGATGACCACCTACCTCCTAAATTGTATGATATTTTAAACTTTGTTTTCGTATTGTTGATCGATGGGAATACAATGAGTAGGAGTTTCAACCTGATCTCACATTTTAGCACTTAAACTTGTACTTCTGTTAATGATTATACACAAAAAATCGGTTATTAATATAATTTCACAATAATTTCAAAATATCATATTTCAATTAAAGAGAGATACTGATGGTGTCAATTTGTAGCTATAGTGAGGAAACTTTGAAATGTGACTGAACCAACATAGCTGCTGAAGGTAGCTTTAATATAATGTTTTTAATAAAATTATTTTGAATTATTTTTTTAAATGTATTTGCATTTTTTGCTTCTTATTGGTACTATTAATTAGAATTATTTTTGTTCGTATGTAAGGATAGAACGAGTGTTAAACTTTTCATCTGAATATCATTAAGAGCAAGAATAGTAATACAATGTGGGAAACATCCACACAGGAGGAAGTATAATGGTACAAGGTAAAGTTAAATGGTTTAATTCAGAAAAAGGTTTTGGATTTATCGAAGTTGAAGGTGGAGACGATGTATTCGTACATTACTCAGCTATTCAAGGTGACGGATTCAAAACTTTAGAAGAAGGTCAAGAAGTATCATTTGAAATTGAAGAAGGTAGCCGTGGACCACAAGCTACTAACGTTCAAAAATTTTAATTCATACTTTTTAAAAGAGACTCATCTTGAGTCTCTTTTTTTATCAACGCATTGTTTTTTGTTACTATTATCATTAAATTAGAGTAGCAAGTGTATACGACCTGATCGAAGGTCCCACGAATGAAAGTTGTATATGTGATTGTAATTCATTTATAAAAATATTTGAAAATAAACCCGGTTATTCGCGTTTATGTAAATTGTTGTGAGTTGTATTTTAGGTAATTGATTCATTATAAAAAGGGTGACTAAGAAGAGCTTGTTCGAAATTTCTAATTGTAAATACTAAAGAGTATGTCACAATAGAAATGTTTCCCAGCCTTATTCATAAGTCACCCTCAAATAAAAACAGGTAAGTAAAAAGGTTTAATTGATTATAACATAGTTTTTTCATAATCAAAAATATAATTTGTTTTTTTCTTTATTAGAGGTAAATGATTCACTTCATTTTTCGAAGCTAAAATGAAATGAATAAGCAGAAAGGATGAATTGAATGGAGAAGATTTATTTTGATTTTTGGTACTTAAAATCTGAAGAGATAGAACTAGATGGTTCTGATACAGATCGAATTAGTTACGAAATCGCAATTGGTGTGTTTGCTGATCCCGATTATAATCATTTATTAGATGATATTAGAATTACTGGATTAGATAAAGATCAAATGTTAATGTTTAAGATTGACAAATCTGATGAATTATTCTCTAAATTAGAAGAAGAAGGGTTACACAGTATAGTTGCTGATATCAAGGCTACTGGTTCATACACCGTTATGGGTAGTAATGAGATAAAATTTAATGAGTAAATAATTAATCATTAATTTCCGCATGCAAAGAGTGGTGAAAACACCACTCTTATTGG contains:
- a CDS encoding sigma-54 interaction domain-containing protein — its product is MERVIVMSLGRETNKYICRQVREITGHRIEVKGYCIGDTIDEDFSSCIVVNSVDLQIDNLRLIKIPQHVKHIYAKRVINHQFLKELIDIPAGTDVLLVNDHKDSSLHVIKQLKNYGIDHINYHPYYPGIKQYKQLTLAITPGETKWIPDCVNKVIDIGIRKLDITTIIEILQELNLLSESSEVLSSEYVSEIIKLSKKLTKISEESEQIKNMFQTIIDNTNDGIIYLNSKGEISVVNELMLSILGEEKDVILGKRIKDVLPSLHIWQVEEVDREIMKISEREVVIKKIPVKKNAYIVGYLITFEDVMEIKNIEYELRRRMRKTDHNATYIFEDIIGNSDMIVKNINLAKRLSLSSSTVLIQGESGTGKEFFAQSIHNFSKRKKGPFVAVNFAALPVNLLESELFGYEEGAFTGAVKGGKVGLFELAHGGTIFLDEIGDTPLELQARLLRVLQEKDVRRVGGSKRIPIDVRVIAATNKDLKEEVAKGKFRQDLFYRINVLPLYSPSLRERREDIPLLLAHYLKRFSNGKNIPLDSFFDDETIRYLVGYHWPGNVRELVNVIEYLVNIKNPSIRILVTDLPGYVLSERFDDLCTENDRFIDEDMLWLLHKINESNGIGRRALTDLAKSEGIDLGESKIRRLLKRMYNLELIHSYTGMKGTVVTEKGVATLSSLKL
- a CDS encoding lyase family protein; amino-acid sequence: MVIGQRSETDFLGTKGIPESAYYGLQTLRAIEMFPITGYRVHTSLIKGIAIVKKATALANVKIGVLDKRIGQAIVQATDEIIIGKLHDQFIVDPIQPGACASLNMNANEVIANRALEIVGREKGDYSFISPNTHVNMSQSTGDVFPTSFRLATLDMIEQLLTTMLNMEQVIIQIVNKFEQLFHFSDTHLHDVLPIRLGQEFESYRNMIQRDIKRITNSKNQLFKIHIGTKPIGTRLKEVTIFSDQVVDNIAQISGFQLKKTEQIVDANEQTDVYSDVIAALKNNMINISKICNDLRLMSVESNAGLNRKSLSATSEMSGQINPVISEIINHITNHVVGNDLNIGMSTETGKYGLHVMEPVLVFNLIQSINMMKNGFNVFTNYCLKRIEADEMQIMKNIERNVPGLTALTPYLGHEKTSQIARQAILTGKCVRTVCLKLDVLTEEQLDHILDPMKLRNPGVI
- a CDS encoding glutamate-5-semialdehyde dehydrogenase, with protein sequence MSEVKKKAYLAKEASHKLASITTEQKNNALTAIADALVLNKESIIEANKIDLMNGKQNGLSKSLQDRLALSTDRIIAIADGLRQIVDLKDPIGKTIEEIRPINGLYIKKITVPIGLIGMIYEARPNVTVDAAGLCLKSGNAVILRGGTSALSSNIRIVEIMHDVLDKTDIPKDVIQLISNPDRSSVNEMLTLNGLVDVVIPRGGASLIQNVIQNATVPVIETGAGICHTYIDKEANLTMATNIALNAKIQRPSVCNAMETLLLHKQFAETHFPQLANLYREENVDLKGCAKAKQLAPWINDATEDDYNTEYNDYTLNIKIVEHIEEALIHIKTYGTHHSECIVTENSQNAELFLHAVDAAAVYHNASTRFTDGFEFGFGAEIGISTQKLHVRGPMGLEALTSTKYRIHGTGQTKK
- the proB gene encoding glutamate 5-kinase — encoded protein: MQQRIVVKIGSSSLTTAEGELSRQKIAYFANEMFELYKSGYKIILVTSGGVAAGFKQIGYKNRPKQLFEKQAAAAVGQALLMQAYNDVFSKHDCTTAQILLTRANFTNRKQMHNASMAIEELLRQKTIPIINENDTVSVEELNFGDNDTLSALVANLVKANQLLIFTDTDGLYTADPRKDGNAKKIDVVEEITEDMFNNAGDAGSSVGTGGMRSKIEAARIAMRGGVLVFVGRAREYLDMTKAVNGNGKGTYFHTHLNNLPMKKQWVGFHSMSHGTITVDNGAEHALSSCGKSLLPAGVTTVEGDFHPGHVVEVRNEKENVIGRGVVNYASWQLRAAVGLSTEEVKKRIDVQRIEVIHRDEWVSL
- the cspD gene encoding cold-shock protein CspD translates to MVQGKVKWFNSEKGFGFIEVEGGDDVFVHYSAIQGDGFKTLEEGQEVSFEIEEGSRGPQATNVQKF